In Kangiella koreensis DSM 16069, the DNA window TGGGATAATGCCTTTGATTTATCGTCAGTCACTATTACATCTTTGATCAAGCGAGCCAAAGAAACTGAGTTTGGTATTTTTGTATTTCATCCTGATGATAAGACCATAATCAGAGAGAACGAATACAGTACCGTCAGAGATAATGTACTTTTTGAACTTGGCTTATTCATAGGTTCGCTGGGCATCGAACGCTGTTTTGTTTTGATCCCAAAATCAAAAGAAACAGAATTTAGATTACCAGCTGACTTAGCGGGAGTTACTACTACAAGCTACGACGACCAGTTGGAAGACAAAGTGGATGCTGTTGCTACGAGTTGCGCGAAGATAAAGCAAGCAATTAAGAAAATTAGGAACTCAGAAATTGAAGTTGTATCTGAGCCGGAAGCCGAGCGACTTAAAAAGCAGCTCGCTGATGTCCAATCGCAATTATGGATGCAAAACCATGAAATTCAACGTGCAAGGGAAGAGGCATCAACGCTTTTATCCTCAATAATGAGCTACTTTCATGCGGTTGCAAAGCCTGCTACCGAAGCTGAAATTGTTGCTTGGGAAGAAGGGGCAAAAAGTAGTTATTTAAAAGACATAAAGATCTCTCGCCGAAATGTTTTCTATGTGGATAAGGAAATTGTTATTCCACCGCTGGCTGGAGCTAGTTCAATTTCAGTAATCGTTGCTGAAGGCGTCAGAGTTCATGGTGCGAACCGAAGAAGTCATAACTCAATCTACTATATGGACGGCTTCAGAACTGATGCACGCGTATAACAATTTTCTCCTGTTTGGCCGAAACAGAGCAAGGCGTTAACGAGTAAGTAGGGCTACATAGCGAACTATGCAGCCCCTTGTGAGCTATTAAATAATAAAACATAAAACTAAAAGTTAGTCTTTGTTTTTGTCAGCGCATGGTTTGCGAGGGCGTTTACCATGATCATTAGGAACTGCAGCCAACACGCCAGACACTTTCTTGCAGGTGGCTTCCAAATTTTCACCATTCGGTGCTTCAAAACTCACAGAGTCACCTTCAATATAACCTTCGCAAGCTGCAATGGCTTCTTCCGGTGGTCCGTGGCGTTTGCCGGACTCTGATGGATGCGCCATAGCACTCGTCATTGAGATGCTCGTTAATAGTGCGAACCCGGTTAAAAACATCTTAGTTTGAGTCTTCATAATATTACCTCTTAATAGATTGTTAGGGGTGGTAATGGCTGACGCGTTACTGCCGACCATTAACGGCTATTCTAGAAGTAGTATTTGCAGAAATTGTTCAGCTAATGTGGAAAAAAATGACAAGTTATTGATTGCGAGTTGGTTCACGGCTGTGCCAGGTGTATATTTCTTACAGATGTTTGAGATAAGCTGTTCAAAGCATGTTAGGGCTTAGCTTCAGGCGTAAAAAAGTCAAACTGGCGGTGCAGATGCAGATTCGATACAAGCAATTTTTAGTCATACTGGTGGCCAACCTGTTGCTGGCGGGAGCGCTGTTTACGGCTGTGAGCTGGAACTTCAATCGCAGTTTTCGAGATTATGTGCGCAACGATCAAGCCAAGGAGTTGCAGCCATTAGTGGAGGGCCTGGCCGAGGCCTTTCAGCAAAATGGCAATCAATGGCAGTGGCTGCAAGATAATCGGCGGCAATGGCAGCATCTTGTACAGCGTTATTTGATACTCCGAGATAGCGCAGAAAACCTTTCGCCAGTAAAATCCGAATCATCAAAACGGCCACCGCGTATGCCGCGCCCACCTCACCCCATGACTCAGCGATTACTGCTAAGCGACGAGAACGATAAACCGATTATCGATTTACCTATGATCAATCCTGAGCACAGAAAACCAAGTATCCAGTGGTTGCCAATCAGGGTAGATGGAGAAATGATAGGGCGGCTGGGTGTGGCGCATTCAACGGAGCTGGAGCGGGAGATGGATCGGCTGTTTGTAACCCATCAATTGCAGCAACTGGCCTGGATTGTGCTGGGCATATTGCTGATATCTGTGGGTCTGGCTTTCCCTTTTGCGAAGCGGTTGGTGCGGCCAGTGACTCGTCTACAACAATCCATGCAACAGTTAGCTGCCGGTGAAATAGAGCAACTGGAGCCGTTGCCTGTAACCTCCGACGATGAGCTGGGTCGGCTTGCTCATGCTTTTAATCTGCTGACGGACACCTTGAAGGATAACTTAAAGGCACGGCAACAATGGATAGCAGATATCTCTCATGAATTACGGACGCCGGTGGCAATTTTGCAGGGGGAACTGGAAGCCCTGATCGATGGCGTCAGACCTATGCAACCCTCTGCGCTTGAATCCCTGCATGCTGAAGTGGGACGACTGACTCGCCTGATTAACGATCTATACGAGCTTGCGCTGTCGGATCAGGGAGCACTGGCTTATCATCGTGATGAGGTTTCACTGAATAGACTGCTTAGTGATTTTCTTGAGGAAAGCCAGCCTCGGCTGTCAGAAAAAGATATTCAATTGGATTTCGAGGCATCCAAACACCCTTTGATTTTATTCGCAGATGAATCACGTCTTATTCAGTTGTTCCGCAATCTGCTGAATAATTCGCTACGCTACACCAATGCGGGAGGACAGCTGCGAGTGCGTCTGCTCGAAGACAGGCAAAAGGGGATGGTGACCGTGCTTTGGGAAGACAGTCTTCCCGGTGTGGCAAATGAGGATTTGGAAAGACTATTTGAACGGCTGTATCGGACCGATAGCGCCAGGGATCGAATCAGCGGCGGGGTCGGTTTAGGGCTTGCCATTTGCCGAGCGATTGTAGAGGGCCATCAGGGTTCGATTGAAGCCCGCCACAGCGAATTGGGTGGCCTGGCCATTGCAGTACATTTGCCGCTTTACCGGTAACAAACTTATAGAGACCTGTGATATGAGTACACCTATTTTAATTGTCGAAGACGAGATAAAACTTGCGGAACTGATGCGCGATTATTTGATTCGTGATGGTTACGAGGTGGAAATGCTGCATCGGGGAGATGAAGTGATGCCGTGGCTGAAAAACCATCAAGCCCGATTGATACTTCTGGACCTGATGTTGCCGGGAATCGATGGATTGAGTCTGTGTCGGGAAGTGCGGAAAAATTCCAACCTGCCCATTATTATGGCCACAGCGCGAGTGGAAGAAATAGACCGGCTGCTTGGGCTGTCATCGGGCGCCGATGACTATATCTGCAAACCGTTCAGCCCACGGGAAGTTTGTGCGCGAGTAGTAGCGGTGCTACGTCGGGCAGAAGGTACGCCAGCCTTGCAGGACAAACTGGAGATAGATGAAGATAAATACCAGGTTCGTGCCGGTGGCCAGGTGCTGGAACTGACTGCGTTAGAGTTTCGTCTGATAACCACATTAGTGAAACAACCTGGCAGGGTGTTTTCACGTGATCAATTGATGGATGCCATCTATACCGATCAACGACTGGTTTCCGAGAGAACCATAGACAGCCACGTTAAAAAATTACGCAAAAAACTAGAGCTGCTACCATTAACGGAAAACCCTATCCGCTCGATTTATGGTGTGGGCTATAAGTTCGATTAAAGGAGGGACTATTAGAGTTCCACAATCCTTGCACATTGTTTGAAAAATGGATCGTTAAGCTGTGAAGGTAAATAACAATTACCAAGCAACTCATGGAGCAGCTTATGAAATCCATCAAGCAATACCTTCCCTTATTATTGATAAGCGGAGCCTTAACCGCCTGCGACAGCAGTTCAGATACAGAAACGACCTCAACTGACGAATCTAGTTCGAGCCTGGACGTGTTACTCGAAGTGACTCCAGACGAAACCACCTCGTTGCGCTACGCCCAGTTTGAATTTAGTGCACCGGATGCCTCTGGTTATGAGTGCGCCATAAACGAAGAGAACTTTAGCGATTGTGAGTCACCATTTTTTAAAGAAGAGATTGCGCTTGGCAGCAACTGGTTGAGCGTACGAGCTTATGATGAAGCGGGAGACTTCGGAGAAGTAACATCATTCAGTTGGTATGTTAACGATGTCTTTTTTGAAGGACACGAAGATCTAGTCGCCACCAATATATCGCCAAGCCCGGTAGAACCAAATAGCTGGCGAGGCATATTCCGTATCAATTGTGATTTTGCCCATAGCAGCTACGATGACCCGATTGTATTCCCTGGCCAGAATGATGCAGCGCACTTGCACCGTTTCTACGGCAATACCGAGGTGGATGAGAACACTACCATGGCCTCGCTTTATACTGAGGGTGAATCCACCTGCCAGGGCAATTTGCTGAACCTGACTTCTTACTGGGTACCAGCTTTGCTGGCTCCGGTGTACGATCAGATTACCGGCGAACGGGAGTTGGATAACAATGGTGATCCAGCCTGGCAGGTGGTGCCAGCAGTAGTCGGTAATGACGATGAAGCGCATGAGGTCTTCTATTATTCTGCCGGAGTCGATGATCTGGACTCCGTTCAACCGCTGCCACCGGGCTTACGCATGATTGCTGGTGTTGCCAGTACCCGGCCTGGTGAAGAACAGGATAGTACCGTAGCCCGATGGCACTGCCAGACCTGGGAGTCGAACGACGCAACAAATCCGCAGTTCAGCGCAACAATACCAGAATGCCACGAACCGGATCGCCTAAGAATGGATCTGTTTTATCCCAGCTGTTGGGACGGTGAAAATCTTGACTCAGAAGACCACCGCAGCCATATGGCTTACCCGATTAATGAGGGCGGAATTGAAGGTACTCATTGTCCAGATTCGCACCCGGTTCCTGTAGTTCGTGTCAGTTATCATTACGCATTCGGCGTGCTACCCGAATACACCCACCCAGTAGAGAGAAGCAGTAAGGGCTGGCGCTTGGCCGCTGATATGTATGACGTCACCGATGAGCAGGCCGGTGGACTTTCCCTGCACGGCGACTGGTTTAACGCATGGCATCCTTCAGTAATGGAAGCAATCTTGAGCAATTGTATTAAGGCGGGTCTGGATTGCCATGACGGAAATCTGGCCAATGGATACCGCCTGTCTGGAACCCGAGAAGGAACTCAGGAAGAACCCCCCATCATAAATAGCGGAATGGGTTACTAACAAACACAGCTGTATAATTATAAAAGCCGACAACAAAAGTTGTCGGTTTAAATCCAAGTAAAACAACTGACATCAGCAGTAAATCAAAGACATTGAGCTGGTTTTTCGCCTTGTGGGATCTACTCTTACTGGTAAATGCCGGGCTTGTAAAAAAAGCTCAATGAGAATAAGGTCATAAGAACGAATTCGAAAAAATGTTATGTGTTATAGGGTATGGATAAGACGTTCAGAATGTATTTGATGGCACAAAGCAGATCATATTCATAATAAACGAATGCATTTTGATAGAAGCAACTTGGAAAGCAAAAGATGACATCGACTCATAACCAGGCCGCCTAAAGCGAAGGCCATGTAACAATAGGAGTTGATTATGTTTGAAAGCTTTATGGCGGGTGCGCACCGTCTGTCACGCGTCAACTACGCTCCGAGAGCGGTTGCCTTTGCTATCAGCTTCGTCATTATTGCGCTTTTAGCTCAGGAACGAGGATGGGGGGCCTGGTATCTCGCTTTCCCGGCATTGTATCTATTGTTGTACCCACACCTGCTGGTGGTGGCTGGTGGGTTCCTTTCGGCGACTGCACGATTCGAAACAAGAGCCATCCTCGCTGATTCCCTGATTCTCGGTTTCCTCGCTGCCTTTGTTAACTTTTACCTCTGGCTATCCTTCGGCTTTATGGTAGCAATCGCCCTGAATGCGTCGGTTGTTGGAGGTAGCCGTCAGCTGTTGTTGGCATTGCTTCTATACACAACTGGCGCGATTGCTGGTGGAATCCTTAATGACTGGCAGGTGCAGATCGATGGTCCCTTTTATCTAGACATAATGACCATGGCCTTGTTACTGGGCTATGTTCTTGGTGTGGGTTTCCTAGCGTACAACCAGAATGCCCGATTGGTCAGCACTACGCGTGGGGTTGAGGAGCGTAATCGTGTATTTCAGGTGTTGGTGGAGATTTCATCAAGTGCCGATCTGGTAGGGGAGGTGCAAGACTTCATCCATGATGCGCTGCAACGAATTCATGATCTTTATCCGAAGTATGGTCTGGGGATGGTGGTACGTGACGTGAAACGCCCCGGGGTTTTGCGTTTCGTGGAATTCGTGGATATCTCTGTGGAGGAACAGGATGCGCTGGTTAAGTATTTATCTACCACTCGCACACCAGACAGCCGGGAGTTAACCTGGATCAACCCGGATAACGGGGCGATCTTCCAGATGGTATTCGATAATAGCCGCGTTCGTGGTAATGAAGGCATCATAGTGGTACGTGCGCGAGCGATAAGTTCGTTGCTTCGCGAGGCAGCCCGGTTAGCACTCGAAATGCTCGGTGTTCACGTCGAGAACAAGATGCTGGCACTCGATCTCAAACACGCCGCAGAGCGAGATCCCCTGACGGGTGTTTTCAACCGTGGTCGCCTCGACGCCGAGTTGGCCTCCGCCATACGCAGCCGCAAGCAACATGGCGCTATGGAGTTTGCTGTATTGATGATCGATGTGATCGGCTTGAAGGGTGTCAACGACAAGTACGGTCACGTAGCTGGAGATTCGCTGATTCGAGAAACTGCGGTGGTACTGCAGGAAGTATGTCGCGCCACAGATGTTTTTGGGCGTTATGGTGGTGATGAGTTTGTCATTATCTGCCGAGGCAGTAGCCTCACAGATGCACAAGGACTGCGTGAACGCATCAAGCGCGATGTGTCGGGCCGCAAGATCCGCCTGGCTACCGGAGCGCAGGAAACGGCTACAGCATATCTTGAACTCAGTATCGGACTCGCCAGTTCCAGTGAAGTCGAACCCGAAGAAGTGCTAGCAGCCGCAGATGAGGATATGTACCGCGACAAAAAAGAATGGTACGCAACGCACGAGCGATACAGATGAGCGGCGGTGATAAGTGTGTGTCTAATGCTTTAAGACTTTGCTCGCAAATTATTTTCCGATATGGAAAGAGTTAGCTAATTTAAATCAAAAAAAGAAAATATTTTAACAAGGAACTTGTATGCAAATATCATTAAAATTGTTGCTATTAACTGCTTCACTTTCAATCCTGTCTGGAGAGGCAATCGCTTCTGAAGCTATTGGAATTAACCCAACAAGCAAGACACCTCTTTTCGATGGCCATTGCGATAAAGAAGAATGGCAAGCTTCAACAAAGATTGAATTACCAGCACAGACTGCTATTTATCTTATGCACGATAAAGAGTCTTTATTCGTTTGCGCCAAAGGAAAAGCTGAAGATTACACGGCTATTGACCTTTACATTGAACACGCAGAAACGGGTCATCTCTATAATTTACATGCTTCGGCTCAATTATCAGAGCGAACTCTCAGTGATAAAGACTGGAGTGAATCTGCATTTTGGAATCACAAAGATTGGAGTGGATATTGGGTTCCATACGCAGGTGAAGAAGAAACTGATGAAGGCAAACGCACAAAATTCTTGGAGGGATCTCACAGAGAAGTTCAGGTATTGAGAAAGAAGTTTGTCGGTAACACCTGGAATATGATGATTCGTCTCAGTGCAGTATATCAAGATGGAGAGTATGGCGCAGAGTTCTTTTATCCAGAAAAAGCAGCAGATACCGAAAAATCGACTTGGGCTAAATTTTTCTTTTCTAAATAAAGACGAAACAATGGGGTCAAAGTATATTTATAATTAATTAAATATACTTTGACCCCATTGTTGGTAACGTTGTAAAAATGAATTGGTGATGATCAAGTAGAGTAATTTAAAAGCTGGAGCTTGCCAAATATTCGGGAATGAACCCGACAAATTTCAGTTCGCATTGGAAATCAAAGATGACTGTGAAATCGCTAACTATAAAACAAGTACTCCTACGGATTGTGATCATCATTGCCTCAGTGGAGGCGTTGATTATGGTGTGTTTTGCCGTGATTCCGAATAAATTAAATGTCTATTCTCTAACTAGTATTGATGTTACAGCACTTGCATTTATTTCTACTCCTTTGATCTACTTTTGGATTATTAGACCTTTTGTAGTCGCTCGAGACAATGCGATCACGCAACTAGAAAATATGGCAAATACCGATCCATTAACAAAGTTGGCAAATCGCCGACTTTTTTTAAGACACTTGGAACGGGATATAGCTGGCAATATCAGGCACAAGCATTATGGAGGGTTACTGCTAATAGATTTAGATGGTTTCAAGCTTATAAACGATCACAGTGGACATGATGCCGGTGATGCTGTACTCGTCGAAGTTGCTAAACGCTTTCAATCTCTCACTCGATCCGAGGACATTGTCGCTCGTCTGGGCGGAGACGAATTTATTCTTCTGCTGAACCGTCTTGATGAAGACGAACGAATAGCAAAGGAAAAGGTATTTCACGTTGCCGAAAAATTAATTGCTACAGTGAACAAACCAGTTAAGTTTAACGGTGAAATGTTACAAGTTAGCGCGAGTATAGGAATTCGCCTTCTGGGATTCGAAACCTTGAATGGGGAGAGCGCAATTAGAGAGGCAGATATCGCCATGTACGAAGCGAAAGAAAGAGGAAAAGGATGTGCTGTTTTTTATGATAAATAAACCTCTAAATAATCCTCCACACCTATGTATCCATAATAATTGGTTCTAAAAAAACGTTCTTCTGGTTTTAGTAATGTTTAAAGCCGGTGCTATCTGAACAAAAAAACAGTGATCGAGCTATACAGACATTCAATAACACACACTTGTTGGAAGATTACTAAAGGCGTATATTTTCTATATTGCCATCTGGCATAAAGGAGATGTCACATGTCTAAAGAAATTATATTAATGCTGCATCCTACTTTCGGCATTCTCGCATTAATTGCGGCTGTATGGGTGTTCGTTGAAACGCTTAATGCTAGCGACGCCAACTATAGTCGTATCAGAAGTGCAAGTGTACTGGTAGCAATTCTAATATGGCTTACTTATATCGTCGGCGGCTATTGGTATGTGACTTTCTACGGGGGCGATAAAGCCATTATAAAAGAAGGCCCTTGGCCTTTTGCTCATTCGTTTTTCATGGAAGCGAAGGAGCACCTTTTTCTAATGTTATTGCTTCTTGCAACCTTTCTTCCCATTGCTGCGTGGGGTGACATAGTTAAGCAAATTCCAAGGCGAAAGGTCGTTCTTTGGAGTTCGGCGCTAGTGGTTCTTCTGACTCTTACAATGGAGGGTGCGGGCGCCATTATTAGCTTAGGGGTTAAACTCGCTTTGCATGCTAAGCAACTATAAGGAGCAGGGAAAATGCCGACTAATAAATCTACAACAGAGATGACACAAGAGCTTTCCGCAAGTATAAGCGGATTTGGCCTCTCCTACGCTATCACAAGTATTTTGAGTGCGCTTCTAGTCGTTATCAAGGAGAGTAGCGAGGCCGTGCACCACTGGTTGGCCTCGATTACAGGCCATCACTGGGTGACTCATGGAATAATAGATGTAATTGTCTTTCTGATACTTGGCTTTGTGCTCTATAGAATGGAAGCGGGCGCGCGAATGAAGGCAAATACGCTCATCACGATCATCGTTGGGTCAACTGTCATTAGTGGGCTAATTATCAGCGGTTATTTTATCTAAAGTATCCATAGACACTACTAAACCACCTATTGATCAGAGAGTTACAAATATAAACAAACAGAAAGTTTAGGAAGACACAAAATAATCCTCTTTTTATATCCCTTCTGTAGGGTTGAGTCTGATTAAAGTCACTGAATTGCCGAGGCAATGACAGTAGATGTTAAGGATGATAGTTTGTCGTTAAGACATCTGAAAAATGAATAGCTGATGCTATACTGTTCTCAATCGCATCTATAATGATGCAATGTAACTCCTTCTTTTGCTGGATATGTGTATGAACTCTGAAATAAATTACAAGAACAACCCTTTGAATGGTGTCGGTTTAAAAGCCTTAGTCACTGAATTAGTCGATCACTATGGTTTTGAGATCCTTTATGCATATCTAAACATTAACTGCTTTAAAACCAATCCGAGCGTCGAATCGAGTATTAAGTTTCTTAAGAAAACACAATGGGCGCGCGAAAAAGTAGAAGCATTCTATATGTACCAATATAAGAATTTGCCGCGTGCGTCTTCGGAACAATTTAAAGTACCGCCCAGAGATCGCATAATTTCAGATGATGAAAAGCCCGGTGAACCTGCCGAATTAAGTTTGGAAGATGCTGAGCGGTTAAACGAGAAACGAGAACAAAAAGCAGCAGAATACGGGAAAGGTGGCGGCCATCGCCCTCGTAAGAAGAGAAAAGACTCGGCGGACTCTTCAGATTCACAAATCGACAAGAGTAACGATCCTTGGGGAAAATGGAATTAAAGGGTTCGGCTTACGCTAAGATTAATAATGAGGCCAAACTAGATGTTTATCTATACTAGTGAAAAAGTTTATGAAAATAATATCTAGTTTATTTCTAATAAGCTTTTTGGTGGCTTGTACTTTAAACTCCGAGAATTCAGAGAGTTACCCTACCCAAACAATTGAACATTATTGTGACGAAATGGTAGGGCCTGAATGGGTTAGATCCGAGAATCCTGTAAAACGAGATAAACTTATTAGTATGGCAAACTTTCATGTCAAACCCACAGGGATTATCTGGTATACATCTTCAACCGAGAATTACATGGTATGCGCATTTACGAATGATCCGAACGGATGTGGATATGGAACACATGAATTCCGCAAGTTCGATGGTCGCTGGTTTTACGCACCCGTTTCTATGCAAGAGAAAATCTGTGTTGTTGAATAAACAATAACACTTCCACTCTAATTTCTGGGCGTGTATCGACTGGTGTTGGGTCATGGGCAGTACCTAGAAACTCAGTATTTCCCGTTACCTCCCAATGCGTCTGAGCGACGTGTATCGGCACGCAGCATTGTGCCTCCGGAATAAACCTCTCCATCTTGACAACCCATAGCTTTGTCTTTATATTTGCTGTACCAATACAAATAGTACAGTTGATACAAAGGCAGGTATGGCAATGTCACGAACAGTCCCATTGA includes these proteins:
- a CDS encoding TIR domain-containing protein produces the protein MSDKPNVFIASSVEGLSVAEAVNIKMEYDAQVKQWDNAFDLSSVTITSLIKRAKETEFGIFVFHPDDKTIIRENEYSTVRDNVLFELGLFIGSLGIERCFVLIPKSKETEFRLPADLAGVTTTSYDDQLEDKVDAVATSCAKIKQAIKKIRNSEIEVVSEPEAERLKKQLADVQSQLWMQNHEIQRAREEASTLLSSIMSYFHAVAKPATEAEIVAWEEGAKSSYLKDIKISRRNVFYVDKEIVIPPLAGASSISVIVAEGVRVHGANRRSHNSIYYMDGFRTDARV
- a CDS encoding ATP-binding protein; its protein translation is MLGLSFRRKKVKLAVQMQIRYKQFLVILVANLLLAGALFTAVSWNFNRSFRDYVRNDQAKELQPLVEGLAEAFQQNGNQWQWLQDNRRQWQHLVQRYLILRDSAENLSPVKSESSKRPPRMPRPPHPMTQRLLLSDENDKPIIDLPMINPEHRKPSIQWLPIRVDGEMIGRLGVAHSTELEREMDRLFVTHQLQQLAWIVLGILLISVGLAFPFAKRLVRPVTRLQQSMQQLAAGEIEQLEPLPVTSDDELGRLAHAFNLLTDTLKDNLKARQQWIADISHELRTPVAILQGELEALIDGVRPMQPSALESLHAEVGRLTRLINDLYELALSDQGALAYHRDEVSLNRLLSDFLEESQPRLSEKDIQLDFEASKHPLILFADESRLIQLFRNLLNNSLRYTNAGGQLRVRLLEDRQKGMVTVLWEDSLPGVANEDLERLFERLYRTDSARDRISGGVGLGLAICRAIVEGHQGSIEARHSELGGLAIAVHLPLYR
- a CDS encoding response regulator translates to MSTPILIVEDEIKLAELMRDYLIRDGYEVEMLHRGDEVMPWLKNHQARLILLDLMLPGIDGLSLCREVRKNSNLPIIMATARVEEIDRLLGLSSGADDYICKPFSPREVCARVVAVLRRAEGTPALQDKLEIDEDKYQVRAGGQVLELTALEFRLITTLVKQPGRVFSRDQLMDAIYTDQRLVSERTIDSHVKKLRKKLELLPLTENPIRSIYGVGYKFD
- a CDS encoding DUF1996 domain-containing protein, with amino-acid sequence MKSIKQYLPLLLISGALTACDSSSDTETTSTDESSSSLDVLLEVTPDETTSLRYAQFEFSAPDASGYECAINEENFSDCESPFFKEEIALGSNWLSVRAYDEAGDFGEVTSFSWYVNDVFFEGHEDLVATNISPSPVEPNSWRGIFRINCDFAHSSYDDPIVFPGQNDAAHLHRFYGNTEVDENTTMASLYTEGESTCQGNLLNLTSYWVPALLAPVYDQITGERELDNNGDPAWQVVPAVVGNDDEAHEVFYYSAGVDDLDSVQPLPPGLRMIAGVASTRPGEEQDSTVARWHCQTWESNDATNPQFSATIPECHEPDRLRMDLFYPSCWDGENLDSEDHRSHMAYPINEGGIEGTHCPDSHPVPVVRVSYHYAFGVLPEYTHPVERSSKGWRLAADMYDVTDEQAGGLSLHGDWFNAWHPSVMEAILSNCIKAGLDCHDGNLANGYRLSGTREGTQEEPPIINSGMGY
- a CDS encoding sensor domain-containing diguanylate cyclase is translated as MFESFMAGAHRLSRVNYAPRAVAFAISFVIIALLAQERGWGAWYLAFPALYLLLYPHLLVVAGGFLSATARFETRAILADSLILGFLAAFVNFYLWLSFGFMVAIALNASVVGGSRQLLLALLLYTTGAIAGGILNDWQVQIDGPFYLDIMTMALLLGYVLGVGFLAYNQNARLVSTTRGVEERNRVFQVLVEISSSADLVGEVQDFIHDALQRIHDLYPKYGLGMVVRDVKRPGVLRFVEFVDISVEEQDALVKYLSTTRTPDSRELTWINPDNGAIFQMVFDNSRVRGNEGIIVVRARAISSLLREAARLALEMLGVHVENKMLALDLKHAAERDPLTGVFNRGRLDAELASAIRSRKQHGAMEFAVLMIDVIGLKGVNDKYGHVAGDSLIRETAVVLQEVCRATDVFGRYGGDEFVIICRGSSLTDAQGLRERIKRDVSGRKIRLATGAQETATAYLELSIGLASSSEVEPEEVLAAADEDMYRDKKEWYATHERYR
- a CDS encoding GGDEF domain-containing protein; this translates as MTVKSLTIKQVLLRIVIIIASVEALIMVCFAVIPNKLNVYSLTSIDVTALAFISTPLIYFWIIRPFVVARDNAITQLENMANTDPLTKLANRRLFLRHLERDIAGNIRHKHYGGLLLIDLDGFKLINDHSGHDAGDAVLVEVAKRFQSLTRSEDIVARLGGDEFILLLNRLDEDERIAKEKVFHVAEKLIATVNKPVKFNGEMLQVSASIGIRLLGFETLNGESAIREADIAMYEAKERGKGCAVFYDK
- a CDS encoding VF530 family protein is translated as MNSEINYKNNPLNGVGLKALVTELVDHYGFEILYAYLNINCFKTNPSVESSIKFLKKTQWAREKVEAFYMYQYKNLPRASSEQFKVPPRDRIISDDEKPGEPAELSLEDAERLNEKREQKAAEYGKGGGHRPRKKRKDSADSSDSQIDKSNDPWGKWN